A stretch of the Perca flavescens isolate YP-PL-M2 chromosome 10, PFLA_1.0, whole genome shotgun sequence genome encodes the following:
- the stard15 gene encoding START domain-containing protein 10, translating to MAVQIPDDSVFSSFKDQCLSPDGWISRYSKGGVTVWCQAESRNVQKLKMRIVCKDVAAETLYDVLHDTSYRRKWDTNMIDTYDIGRLTANADVGYYSWKCPSPLKNRDFVTMRSWLPLGNDYLIINYSVKHPQHPPKKDYVRAVSLLTGYLIQSNGAGCSTLYYLTQMDPRGSLPKWVVNRVSQFVAPKAMRKIYKASLKYPDWKRKHSPALKPWMFPEQNSLPSISVGELTLQRGDSLENIDESGAAEEKTHHSEDEET from the exons ATGGCTGTGCAGATCCCCGATGACTCGGTCTTCTCCTCCTTTAAGGACCAGTGTCTGAGCCCCGACGGCTGGATCAGCCGCTACAGTAAGGGGGGGGTCACGGTGTGGTGCCAAGCCGAGAGCCGGAACGTGCAGAAACTCAAG atGAGGATAGTGTGTAAGGACGTGGCAGCGGAGACGCTGTACGACGTCCTCCATGACACCAGCTACCGCAGGAAGTGGGACACCAACATGATCGACACGTACGACATCGGCCGGCTGACCGCCAACGCAGACGTCGGATATTACTCCT GGAAGTGTCCCAGTCCTCTAAAGAACAGAGACTTTGTGACGATGAGATCTTGGCTTCCTCTCGGCAACGACTACCTGATCATCAACTACTCCGTCAAACACCCT CAACATCCTCCGAAGAAGGACTACGTCCGAGCTGTGTCGCTGCTGACCGGATACCTGATCCAGTCCAACGGAGCCGGCTGCTCCACGCTCTACTACCTGACCCAGATGGACCCGcgag GATCGTTACCTAAGTGGGTGGTGAACCGAGTCTCTCAGTTTGTGGCTCCCAAG GCGATGAGGAAGATCTACAAGGCGTCCCTAAAGTACCCAGACTGGAAGAGGAAGCACTCTCCGGCCCTAAAGCCCTGGATGTTCCCGGAGCAGAACTCGCTGCCGAGCATCAGCGTGGGCGAGCTGACGCTGCAGCGCGGAGACTCTCTGGAGAACATCGACGAGAGCGGCGCCGCCGAGGAGAAGACGCATCACAGCGAAGATGAAGAGACATGA
- the LOC114563302 gene encoding NACHT, LRR and PYD domains-containing protein 12: protein MDQCEDRETTLCGEPDNQTKAQSPEQQLTPDSAGPEPGPGPESGPEPESSCVSLKSDRSKDWPVTFKDGRPSVDPRRKMEEPEPSCVSMKSDWFKGWPITFKDGLHSVDQRVDQEISEVPSSQSIQQHQTHLDSIIKLLEDDIVTFVKNELKKIQKVLSLDFPECSESQREGKEVLDTEDEDRRMSSTEAFLKITLHFLRRRQQDELADCLQSRSHSGVCKRKLKSNLNKKFQCVFEGIAKAGNPTLLNHMFTEIYITKGGIAEVNDEHEVRQIEIASCKLDRPETTIRQEDIFKTPPGRDEPIRTVMTKGVAGIGKTVLTQKFTLDWAEDKANQDIQFTFPFTFRELNVLKERKFSLVELVHYFFSETKEAGICRFEEFQVVFIFDGLDECRLPLDFHNTEILTDVTKSTSVDVLLTNLIRGNLLPSARLWITTRPAAANQIPPECVDMVTEVRGFTHPQKEEYFRKRFRDVKQASRIISHIKTSRSLHIMCHIPVFCWITATVLEDVLKTREGGELPKTLTEMYIHFLVVQSKVKKVKYDGGAETDSHWSPESREMIESLGKLAFEQLQKGNLIFYESDLRECGIDIKAASMYSGVFTQIFKEERGLYQDKMFSFIHLSVQEFLAALHVHLTFTNSGVNLLSEELTTSTQFYQSAVDKALQSPNGHLDLFLRFLLGLSLQSNQTLLRGLLTQTGSSSQTNQKTVKYIKKKMDENLSPERSINLFHCLNELNDRSLVEQIQRSLSSGRLYTDELSPAQWSALVFILLSSEKDLDMFDLKKYSASEEALLRLLPVVKASKTALLSGCNLSERSCKALSSILSSESSTLRELYLSSNNLKDSGGKLLSAGLQSPHCKLETLRLSVCNLSERSCEALSSVLSSESCSLRELDLSNNNLQDSGGKLLSAGLQSPHCKLQNLRLSVCNLSERICEALSSVLSSESCSLRELDLSNNNLQDSGGKLLSAGLQSPHCKLDTLSLSGCLISEEGCSSLVSALSSNPSHLRVLDLSYNHPGDSGVKLLSAGLKDPLWRLDTLRVEPAGVKWLTPGLRKYSCELTLDTNTVNRKLKLSDNNRKVTRVEEEQPYPDHPERFDSWQLLCRDGLTGRCYWEVERRGDVYISVSYRGIRRRGRSADCVFGGNGQSWSLFCSDDGYSVWHNKRETVLPLSSVSGRVAVYVDCPAGSLSFYTVSSDSLIHLYTFNTTFTQTLYPGFGIRFGLGSRLFGASVSLCPVEDGESPPVKRTRTS, encoded by the exons ATGGATCAGTGTGAGGACAGAGAGACCACTCTGTGTGGGGAACCGGACAACCAGACCAAAGCTCAGAG CCCAGAGCAGCAGCTCACACCTGACTCTGCTGGACCtgaacctggacctggacccgAATCTGGACCTGAACCAGAatccagctgtgtgtccttgaAGAGTGACCGGTCTAAGGattggcctgtgaccttcaAAGATGGACGTCCCTCTGTTGATCCAAG GAGAAAGATGGAAGAACcagaacccagctgtgtgtccatgaagagtgactGGTTTAAGGGTTGGCCTATAACCTTCAAAGATGGACTTCACTCTGTTGATCAAAG AGTGGACCAGGAGATCTCAGAAGTTCCCAGTAGTCAGTCTATCcagcagcatcaaacacacCTGGACTCCATAATTAAG CTGCTGGAGGATGACATTGTCACATTTGTGAAGAATGAGCTGAAGAAGATCCAGAAGGTTCTGAGTTTGGATTTCCCAGAATgctcagagagtcagagggagggtAAGGAGGTGTTGGACACTGAGGATGAAGATCGGAGGATGAGCAGCACAGAGGCATTTCTAAAGATCACACTGCATTTCCTGAGGAGAAGGCAGCAGGACGAGTTGGCTGACTGTTTGCAGAGCA GAAGTCATTCGGGAGTTTGTAAGCGTAAACTGAAATCTAACCTAAACAAGAagtttcagtgtgtgtttgaggggattgctaaagcaggaaacccaacccttctgaatcacatgttcacagagatctacaTCACAAAGGGAGGGATTGCTGAAGTCAATGatgaacatgaggtcagacagattgaaatAGCATCCTGTAAACTagacagaccagaaacaacaatcagacaagaagacatctttaaaaccccacctggaagagatgaaccaatcagaacagtgatgactaagggagtggctggcatcgggaaaacagtcttaacacagaagttcactttggactgggctgaagacaaagccaaccaggacatccagttcacatttccatttaccttcagagagctgaatgtgctgaaagagagaaagttcagcttggtggaacttgttcattacttctttagtgaaaccaaagaagcaggaatctgcaggtttgaagagttccaggttgtgttcatctttgacggtctggatgagtgtcgacttcctctggacttccacaacactgagatcctgactgatgttacaaagtccacctcagtggatgtgctgttgacaaacctcatcagggggaatctgcttccctctgctcgcctctggataaccacacgacctgcagcagccaatcaaatccctcctgagtgtgttgacatggtgacagaggtgAGAGGGTTCACTCATccacagaaggaggagtacttcaggaagagattcagagatgtgaagcaggccagcagaatcatctcccacatcaagacctcacgaagcctccacatcatgtgtcacatcccagtcttctgctggatcactgctacagttctggaggacgtgttgaagaccagagagggaggagagctgcccaagaccctgactgagatgtacatccacttcctggtggttcagtccaaagTGAAGAAGGTCAAGTATGATGGAGGAGCTGAGACAGATTCACACTGGAGTCCAGAGAGCAGGGAGATGATTGagtctctgggaaaactggctttcgagcagctgcagaaaggtaacctgatcttctatgaatcagacctgaGAGAGTGTGGCATCGACATCAAAGCAGCCTCAAtgtactcaggagtgttcacacagatctttaaagaggagagaggactgtaccAGGACAAGATGTTCAGCTTCATCCATCTGAGTGTccaggagtttctggctgctcttcatgtccatctgacaTTCACCAACTCTGGAGTCAATCTGCTGTCAGAAGAACTAACAACATCAACACAGTTCtaccagagtgctgtggacaaggccttacagagtccaaatggacacctggacttgttcctccgcttcctccttGGTCTTTCTCTTCAGTCCAATCAGACTCTCCTACGAGGCCTgctgacacagacaggaagtagttcacagaccaatcagaaaacagtcaagtacatcaagaagaagatggATGAGAATCTGTCTccagagagaagcatcaatctgttccactgtctgaatgaattGAATGATCGCTCTCTAGTGGAGCAGATCCAACGGTCCCTGAGTTCAGGACGTCTCTACACAGATgaactgtctcctgctcagtggtcagctctggtcttcattTTACTCTCATCAGAGAAAGATCTGGACatgtttgacctgaagaaatactctgcttcagaggaggctcttctgaggctgcttccagtggtcaaagcctccaaaACAGCTCT gctgagtggctgtaacttgtcagagagaagctgtaaAGCTCTGTCCTCAATTCTCAGCTCTGAGTCCTCTACTCTGAGAGAGCTGTACCTGAGTAGCAACAACCTgaaggattcaggagggaagctgctGTCGGCTGGACTTCAGAGtccacactgtaaactggagactctcag GCTGAGtgtctgtaacctgtcagagagaagctgtgaagctctgtcctcagttctcagctcagAGTCCtgtagtctgagagagctggacctgagtaacaacaacctgcaggattcaggagggaagctgctGTCAGCTGGACTTCAGAGTCCACACTGTAAACTGCAGAATCTCAG GCTGAGtgtctgtaacctgtcagagagaatctgtgaagctctgtcctcagttctcagctcagAGTCCtgtagtctgagagagctggacctgagtaacaacaacctgcaggattcaggagggaagctgctGTCGGCTGGACTTCAGAGtccacactgtaaactggaCACCCTCAG tctgtcaggctgtctgatctcagaggaaggctgttcttctctggtctcagctctgagctccaacccctcccatctgagagtgctggacctgagctacaatcatccaggagactcaggagtgaagctgctgtCAGCTGGACTTAAGGATCCActctggagactggacactctcag ggtggagcctgctggagtcaaatggttgacaccaggtctgaggaagt attcctgtgaactcacactcgacacaaacacagtgaacagaaaactcaaactgtctgacaacaacaggaaggtgacacgtgtggaggaggagcagccatatcctgatcatccagagaggtttgactcctggcagctgctgtgtagagatggtctaactggtcgctgttactgggaggttgagaggagaggagatgtttatatatcagtgagttacagaggaatcaggaggAGAGGACGCAGTGCTGACTGTGTGTTTGGAGGTAATGGtcagtcctggagtctgttCTGCTCTGATGATGGTTACTCTGTCTGGCACAATAAGAGAGAAAcagtcctccctctctcctctgtctctggtagagtagcagtgtatgtggactgtcctgctggctctctttccttctacacagtctcctctgactcactgatccacctctataccttcaacaccacattcactcagactCTCTATCCTGGGTTTGGGATACGGTTTGGGTTAGGGTCCAGGTTATTTGGtgcctcagtgtctctgtgtcctgtggaGGATGGAGAGTCTCCTCCTGTGAAGAGAACCAGAACCAGTTGA